One stretch of Candidatus Poribacteria bacterium DNA includes these proteins:
- a CDS encoding ROK family protein, translated as MEYSIGVDLGGTDIKAGLVSSTGDISCRVVLPTDVDVGGPKVVAARIAEAVRQVLVKAISHQKERDQQSGLTADRRPPTAIENEIWIGLGAPGLIIAETGVVHFSPNFPGWSDVPLVDYVNAELAKLHLPKSIANDNSQTHNIDPQVSSIGLHRKYKLILKGMDNDVNAMTLGELRHGAGVGYKNVVALTLGTGVGGGVVIDGRVYHGSQNTAGELGHTVVQPDGRYCGCGNQGCLEAYAGAKHIVERTQKKIKTGRSTVLAKAIRSGTALTPRQIAEAAHAGDKVAREIFAETGRYIGIALTSIAHILNPQLAIIGGGIAEAGETLLFEPIRTEFSKRAMDIPARMKIVKAHLGNDAGIVGAAMLALENF; from the coding sequence ATGGAATATAGCATCGGGGTCGATCTTGGCGGAACGGACATTAAGGCTGGATTAGTTTCATCAACAGGTGATATCTCTTGTCGTGTCGTGCTTCCTACAGATGTTGACGTAGGAGGTCCCAAAGTAGTGGCGGCTCGAATTGCGGAAGCCGTTCGTCAAGTTCTTGTAAAAGCCATCAGTCATCAGAAAGAGAGGGATCAGCAGTCAGGACTGACCGCCGACCGCCGACCCCCGACCGCCATTGAAAACGAAATTTGGATTGGGCTGGGAGCACCGGGACTTATCATCGCTGAAACAGGCGTTGTCCACTTCTCACCTAATTTTCCCGGTTGGAGCGACGTCCCACTTGTGGATTATGTGAACGCCGAACTCGCGAAGTTACACCTCCCAAAGTCAATCGCAAATGATAACTCACAAACCCATAATATTGACCCGCAGGTTTCCTCTATAGGCTTGCACAGGAAGTACAAACTTATATTAAAAGGTATGGACAACGATGTAAACGCGATGACACTGGGTGAATTGCGCCACGGTGCTGGCGTTGGATATAAAAACGTCGTTGCATTAACACTCGGAACAGGCGTGGGTGGAGGCGTTGTGATTGACGGACGAGTTTACCATGGCAGTCAGAATACTGCAGGCGAACTTGGACATACTGTCGTCCAACCCGACGGACGTTACTGTGGGTGCGGGAATCAAGGGTGTCTTGAGGCGTATGCTGGCGCGAAGCACATTGTTGAACGGACGCAGAAAAAAATAAAGACAGGACGGTCTACGGTTTTGGCGAAAGCCATAAGGAGTGGAACAGCACTAACCCCACGGCAAATAGCAGAGGCGGCACATGCAGGGGACAAAGTCGCAAGGGAGATTTTTGCTGAAACAGGACGCTATATAGGCATTGCCCTCACTTCAATAGCGCACATTCTCAACCCACAACTTGCAATTATCGGAGGCGGTATAGCGGAGGCTGGTGAAACGCTTCTCTTTGAGCCTATCCGCACTGAATTCTCCAAGCGTGCTATGGATATTCCAGCGCGGATGAAGATCGTAAAGGCGCACCTCGGAAACGACGCCGGCATTGTGGGGGCTGCGATGCTTGCCCTTGAAAATTTTTAA